The Malassezia restricta chromosome I, complete sequence genome contains the following window.
TACCTCAAGAAGGTAGTTGACCGTGTCCTTGATTCGGTACATTCTGCTCATGCCTGGTTTTTCCTCGTAATCTGGACGCACATCATCAGGACTAGCGCGAAGACGCTCATGGGCACTGCGCACTACTCGGAGCACACCACGCTCCTGGAAGGACCATGCAGTCAAGTCGTCCACCACAGCACGCTGCTTGGGACGCTCTGAATTATCGTACAATCCATTTTGGAATGACTCTGTACTGCCCACAAAGACCACCCGGGCCGAATTGTCGCGAAGTTGCACAGCTGATACGAGCGAAGCTTTGGTATCGTGTGAATAAGCATCAGCTCCTGTAAGCAGATTTTCCATTCGGTGCAATGGCTCCAGCTTCTGGATGCCCGAAGCTTCCCACTGGCTTGTAGACTCAAAGGTGATCTTGGGCACATCGGTCTGGTACGCTGTGGAAGGAGGCAGAACCAGGGGGAAGGCAAGGGGCGAAGGGCCCACCCAGTGTGCAATACCACGGAAAACGAATGGATCTAGAAGCGAAAGCGTCTCCCTTGAAAAGACAGCCTGGTTAGACACAAGACCACCTCCGCTTAGTGGAGCATCGCCCGTGCTGCCCACCAAAACTGCTGCATGGTCACCCCGATCTGAAGCAGGATCATACCTGAAGTGGTCCACTAGCATTGTATCACGCTCGCCAAACTCTAAGCCGAATTCGCGCGCAAAGTTGCGCCATGATTCAGAGAGCCTAGGCGACAAGCCCACCAAAAGGTTACCACCATTACGAAGGAACTCGACCAAGACGGTCGGCTTCATACTCTCAGGAAAATGCTTCATTTTCGGCGAAAACATGATCACATGGTCGAACATGCGCTCCCCAAATTTGAACAGTGTATCTGAATCGACGCTATCCGGCGTGGTGGTCGTCACCTCGTAGCCACGTCCCTTGAGCGAGTCGAAATAACT
Protein-coding sequences here:
- a CDS encoding oligosaccharyltransferase complex subunit beta — translated: MRLIACVLVLLSFVAHSLAVSATGQRVLALVEDGPHEYSSYFDSLKGRGYEVTTTTPDSVDSDTLFKFGERMFDHVIMFSPKMKHFPESMKPTVLVEFLRNGGNLLVGLSPRLSESWRNFAREFGLEFGERDTMLVDHFRYDPASDRGDHAAVLVGSTGDAPLSGGGLVSNQAVFSRETLSLLDPFVFRGIAHWVGPSPLAFPLVLPPSTAYQTDVPKITFESTSQWEASGIQKLEPLHRMENLLTGADAYSHDTKASLVSAVQLRDNSARVVFVGSTESFQNGLYDNSERPKQRAVVDDLTAWSFQERGVLRVVRSAHERLRASPDDVRPDYEEKPGMSRMYRIKDTVNYLLEVQEFQDGSWGPVTETLSPQLSAVMLDPYVTVPLVPENQNDSTLYRANLRLPDKHGVFTLRVNWKRHGYTYIVKNDVTPVRPFNHDEYPRMLSSSWPYVAGALSTMIGFSVFVTLWLSMPAQKPTSKTL